A window of the Nicotiana tomentosiformis unplaced genomic scaffold, ASM39032v3 Un00115, whole genome shotgun sequence genome harbors these coding sequences:
- the LOC104090466 gene encoding protein EFFECTOR OF TRANSCRIPTION 2 isoform X5, with the protein MSFIHKGEKILIGPNDWTNYLLGKEGAEKYRTQNLPNCTSCSGVYELGIAVSRHQAGREASRLDPDYIVPVYVGKSDIVRTRLQRYGREGAHLENICSNSALHDQENVSASKRAGLFTEAFSRGFSIVYRWAPMNDNKDAEKTESQLLDRFDYAWNKGSNGVRRHNDVLHKLDRISRATRLPAFVRKLQLSLEKQKGVKIKACKPLLLENGSEFHDSFKGTYFLPQIFKFGRSNPRIISLSSGVNGDPNTICGVALGHGSVCIRPPIMGNKRCAEHKGMKVNGVNSKLIAECLEHKGRSRGLISQPVTDKSCHWTHNPILENRTYSTDDGQQMLSRTADTQHPQDFSSCPLIGKNHKVMCGVHLNDGSFCTRQPAVGRKRCEEHKGMRVKEPISKQLGVEIPSVFAGPATKISSEKMHWNIDIPSVNHSPACGATLCNGSFCRRKPSEGNKRCWQHKGMRVKEPISKQLEAEIPSVFAGPATKISSEKMHWNIDIPSVNHSPACGATLRNGSFCRRKPSKGNKRCWQHKGMKS; encoded by the exons ATGTCATTCATCCATAAAGGAGAAAAG ATTCTAATTGGGCCTAATGATTGGACGAATTATTTACTGGGGAAGGAAGGAGCAGAGAAATATAGGACTCAGAACCTGCCAAACTGCACCTCGTGCTCTGGAGTTTATGAGCTTGGAATAGCTGTGTCACGACACCAAGCTGGGCGAGAGGCTAGCAGACTTGACCCTGATTATATTGTTCCTGTATATGTTGGAAAATCTGACATTGTTAGGACTAGGCTACAGCGGTATGGCCGTGAAGGCGCTCATTTAGAGAATATCTGCTCCAATAGTGCACTGCACGACCAAGAAAATGTATCTGCTTCAAAGAGAGCAGGATTGTTTACAGAAGCATTCTCAAGAGGCTTCTCTATCGTTTATAGGTGGGCACCT ATGAATGACAACAAAGATGCTGAGAAAACTGAATCCCAGCTGCTCGACAGATTTGACTATGCTTGGAATAAAGGCAGTAATGGCGTACGTCGACACAATGATGTCCTCCACAAACTTGATCGCATTTCAAGAGCAACTCGTCTTCCTGCTTTTGTCAGGAAGCTTCAATTGTCCCTTGAGAAACAAAAAGGTGTCAAAATCAAAGCTTGCAAGCCCCTTTTGTTGGAGAACGGATCTGAGTTTCATGATAGCTTCAAAGGCACTTATTTCCTTccccaaatcttcaaatttggTCGATCAAACCCAAGAATAATTTCACTAAGTTCCGGTGTAAATGGTGATCCAAATACTATCTGTGGTGTGGCTTTGGGTCATGGATCTGTTTGTATAAGGCCTCCAATTATGGGAAATAAAAGATGTGCTGAGCACAAGGGAATGAAGGTAAATGGTGTAAATTCAAAGTTGATTGCAGAATGTTTGGAGCACAAGGGAAGGAGTCGAGGCTTAATTTCTCAGCCAGTGACAGACAAAAGTTGCCACTGGACCCACAATCCTATACTTGAAAACAGGACTTATTCCACTGATGATGGCCAGCAGATGTTATCCCGTACAGCTGATACACAACACCCTCAAGATTTCTCTAGCTGTCCTCTTATCGGCAAGAACCACAAGGTCATGTGTGGAGTTCACTTAAATGATGGTAGTTTTTGCACCAGGCAACCTGCAGTAGGAAGAAAGCGGTGTGAAGAACATAAGGGTATGAGGGTTAAAGAGCCCATTTCTAAGCAATTAGGAGTAGAAATACCGAGTGTATTTGCAGGTCCAGCTACCAAAATTAGCAGTGAGAAAATGCATTGGAATATAGACATTCCATCAGTCAACCATTCTCCGGCTTGTGGAGCAACATTGTGTAATGGTTCCTTTTGCAGAAGGAAACCTTCGGAAGGTAATAAAAGATGTTGGCAGCACAAAGGTATGAGGGTTAAAGAGCCCATTTCTAAGCAATTAGAAGCAGAAATACCAAGTGTATTTGCAGGTCCAGCTACCAAAATTAGCAGTGAGAAAATGCATTGGAATATAGACATTCCATCAGTCAACCATTCTCCAGCTTGTGGAGCAACATTGCGTAATGGTTCCTTTTGCAGAAGGAAACCTTCGAAAGGTAATAAAAGATGTTGGCAGCACAAAGGCATGAAGAGTTGA
- the LOC104090466 gene encoding protein EFFECTOR OF TRANSCRIPTION 2 isoform X6 — translation MYNSLSEGAKASSMGATHRSVTVRLNREDCKRTKHDSAFSDWKILIGPNDWTNYLLGKEGAEKYRTQNLPNCTSCSGVYELGIAVSRHQAGREASRLDPDYIVPVYVGKSDIVRTRLQRYGREGAHLENICSNSALHDQENVSASKRAGLFTEAFSRGFSIVYRWAPMNDNKDAEKTESQLLDRFDYAWNKGSNGVRRHNDVLHKLDRISRATRLPAFVRKLQLSLEKQKGVKIKACKPLLLENGSEFHDSFKGTYFLPQIFKFGRSNPRIISLSSGVNGDPNTICGVALGHGSVCIRPPIMGNKRCAEHKGMKVNGVNSKLIAECLEHKGRSRGLISQPVTDKSCHWTHNPILENRTYSTDDGQQMLSRTADTQHPQDFSSCPLIGKNHKVMCGVHLNDGSFCTRQPAVGRKRCEEHKGMRVKEPISKQLEAEIPSVFAGPATKISSEKMHWNIDIPSVNHSPACGATLRNGSFCRRKPSKGNKRCWQHKGMKS, via the exons ATGTATAACTCATTGAGTGAAGGAGCAAAGGCTAGCTCCATGGGAGCTACTCACAGATCCGTCACCGTTCGCCTAAATAGAGAAGACTGTAAGCGCACAAAACACGATTCGGCTTTCTCCGATTGGAAG ATTCTAATTGGGCCTAATGATTGGACGAATTATTTACTGGGGAAGGAAGGAGCAGAGAAATATAGGACTCAGAACCTGCCAAACTGCACCTCGTGCTCTGGAGTTTATGAGCTTGGAATAGCTGTGTCACGACACCAAGCTGGGCGAGAGGCTAGCAGACTTGACCCTGATTATATTGTTCCTGTATATGTTGGAAAATCTGACATTGTTAGGACTAGGCTACAGCGGTATGGCCGTGAAGGCGCTCATTTAGAGAATATCTGCTCCAATAGTGCACTGCACGACCAAGAAAATGTATCTGCTTCAAAGAGAGCAGGATTGTTTACAGAAGCATTCTCAAGAGGCTTCTCTATCGTTTATAGGTGGGCACCT ATGAATGACAACAAAGATGCTGAGAAAACTGAATCCCAGCTGCTCGACAGATTTGACTATGCTTGGAATAAAGGCAGTAATGGCGTACGTCGACACAATGATGTCCTCCACAAACTTGATCGCATTTCAAGAGCAACTCGTCTTCCTGCTTTTGTCAGGAAGCTTCAATTGTCCCTTGAGAAACAAAAAGGTGTCAAAATCAAAGCTTGCAAGCCCCTTTTGTTGGAGAACGGATCTGAGTTTCATGATAGCTTCAAAGGCACTTATTTCCTTccccaaatcttcaaatttggTCGATCAAACCCAAGAATAATTTCACTAAGTTCCGGTGTAAATGGTGATCCAAATACTATCTGTGGTGTGGCTTTGGGTCATGGATCTGTTTGTATAAGGCCTCCAATTATGGGAAATAAAAGATGTGCTGAGCACAAGGGAATGAAGGTAAATGGTGTAAATTCAAAGTTGATTGCAGAATGTTTGGAGCACAAGGGAAGGAGTCGAGGCTTAATTTCTCAGCCAGTGACAGACAAAAGTTGCCACTGGACCCACAATCCTATACTTGAAAACAGGACTTATTCCACTGATGATGGCCAGCAGATGTTATCCCGTACAGCTGATACACAACACCCTCAAGATTTCTCTAGCTGTCCTCTTATCGGCAAGAACCACAAGGTCATGTGTGGAGTTCACTTAAATGATGGTAGTTTTTGCACCAGGCAACCTGCAGTAGGAAGAAAGCGGTGTGAAGAACATAAGG GTATGAGGGTTAAAGAGCCCATTTCTAAGCAATTAGAAGCAGAAATACCAAGTGTATTTGCAGGTCCAGCTACCAAAATTAGCAGTGAGAAAATGCATTGGAATATAGACATTCCATCAGTCAACCATTCTCCAGCTTGTGGAGCAACATTGCGTAATGGTTCCTTTTGCAGAAGGAAACCTTCGAAAGGTAATAAAAGATGTTGGCAGCACAAAGGCATGAAGAGTTGA
- the LOC104090466 gene encoding protein EFFECTOR OF TRANSCRIPTION 2 isoform X8, with the protein MYNSLSEGAKASSMGATHRSVTVRLNREDCKRTKHDSAFSDWKILIGPNDWTNYLLGKEGAEKYRTQNLPNCTSCSGVYELGIAVSRHQAGREASRLDPDYIVPVYVGKSDIVRTRLQRYGREGAHLENICSNSALHDQENVSASKRAGLFTEAFSRGFSIVYRWAPMNDNKDAEKTESQLLDRFDYAWNKGSNGVRRHNDVLHKLDRISRATRLPAFVRKLQLSLEKQKGVKIKACKPLLLENGSEFHDSFKGTYFLPQIFKFGRSNPRIISLSSGVNGDPNTICGVALGHGSVCIRPPIMGNKRCAEHKGMKVNGVEHKGMRVKEPISKQLEAEIPSVFAGPATKISSEKMHWNIDIPSVNHSPACGATLRNGSFCRRKPSKGNKRCWQHKGMKS; encoded by the exons ATGTATAACTCATTGAGTGAAGGAGCAAAGGCTAGCTCCATGGGAGCTACTCACAGATCCGTCACCGTTCGCCTAAATAGAGAAGACTGTAAGCGCACAAAACACGATTCGGCTTTCTCCGATTGGAAG ATTCTAATTGGGCCTAATGATTGGACGAATTATTTACTGGGGAAGGAAGGAGCAGAGAAATATAGGACTCAGAACCTGCCAAACTGCACCTCGTGCTCTGGAGTTTATGAGCTTGGAATAGCTGTGTCACGACACCAAGCTGGGCGAGAGGCTAGCAGACTTGACCCTGATTATATTGTTCCTGTATATGTTGGAAAATCTGACATTGTTAGGACTAGGCTACAGCGGTATGGCCGTGAAGGCGCTCATTTAGAGAATATCTGCTCCAATAGTGCACTGCACGACCAAGAAAATGTATCTGCTTCAAAGAGAGCAGGATTGTTTACAGAAGCATTCTCAAGAGGCTTCTCTATCGTTTATAGGTGGGCACCT ATGAATGACAACAAAGATGCTGAGAAAACTGAATCCCAGCTGCTCGACAGATTTGACTATGCTTGGAATAAAGGCAGTAATGGCGTACGTCGACACAATGATGTCCTCCACAAACTTGATCGCATTTCAAGAGCAACTCGTCTTCCTGCTTTTGTCAGGAAGCTTCAATTGTCCCTTGAGAAACAAAAAGGTGTCAAAATCAAAGCTTGCAAGCCCCTTTTGTTGGAGAACGGATCTGAGTTTCATGATAGCTTCAAAGGCACTTATTTCCTTccccaaatcttcaaatttggTCGATCAAACCCAAGAATAATTTCACTAAGTTCCGGTGTAAATGGTGATCCAAATACTATCTGTGGTGTGGCTTTGGGTCATGGATCTGTTTGTATAAGGCCTCCAATTATGGGAAATAAAAGATGTGCTGAGCACAAGGGAATGAAGGTAAATGGTGT AGAACATAAGG GTATGAGGGTTAAAGAGCCCATTTCTAAGCAATTAGAAGCAGAAATACCAAGTGTATTTGCAGGTCCAGCTACCAAAATTAGCAGTGAGAAAATGCATTGGAATATAGACATTCCATCAGTCAACCATTCTCCAGCTTGTGGAGCAACATTGCGTAATGGTTCCTTTTGCAGAAGGAAACCTTCGAAAGGTAATAAAAGATGTTGGCAGCACAAAGGCATGAAGAGTTGA
- the LOC104090466 gene encoding protein EFFECTOR OF TRANSCRIPTION 2 isoform X4: MYNSLSEGAKASSMGATHRSVTVRLNREDCKRTKHDSAFSDWKILIGPNDWTNYLLGKEGAEKYRTQNLPNCTSCSGVYELGIAVSRHQAGREASRLDPDYIVPVYVGKSDIVRTRLQRYGREGAHLENICSNSALHDQENVSASKRAGLFTEAFSRGFSIVYRWAPMNDNKDAEKTESQLLDRFDYAWNKGSNGVRRHNDVLHKLDRISRATRLPAFVRKLQLSLEKQKGVKIKACKPLLLENGSEFHDSFKGTYFLPQIFKFGRSNPRIISLSSGVNGDPNTICGVALGHGSVCIRPPIMGNKRCAEHKGMKVNGVNSKLIAECLEHKGRSRGLISQPVTDKSCHWTHNPILENRTYSTDDGQQMLSRTADTQHPQDFSSCPLIGKNHKVMCGVHLNDGSFCTRQPAVGRKRCEEHKGMRVKEPISKQLGVEIPSVFAGPATKISSEKMHWNIDIPSVNHSPACGATLCNGSFCRRKPSEGNKRCWQHKEAEIPSVFAGPSVNHSPACGATLRNGSFCRRKPSKGNKRCWQHKGMKS, translated from the exons ATGTATAACTCATTGAGTGAAGGAGCAAAGGCTAGCTCCATGGGAGCTACTCACAGATCCGTCACCGTTCGCCTAAATAGAGAAGACTGTAAGCGCACAAAACACGATTCGGCTTTCTCCGATTGGAAG ATTCTAATTGGGCCTAATGATTGGACGAATTATTTACTGGGGAAGGAAGGAGCAGAGAAATATAGGACTCAGAACCTGCCAAACTGCACCTCGTGCTCTGGAGTTTATGAGCTTGGAATAGCTGTGTCACGACACCAAGCTGGGCGAGAGGCTAGCAGACTTGACCCTGATTATATTGTTCCTGTATATGTTGGAAAATCTGACATTGTTAGGACTAGGCTACAGCGGTATGGCCGTGAAGGCGCTCATTTAGAGAATATCTGCTCCAATAGTGCACTGCACGACCAAGAAAATGTATCTGCTTCAAAGAGAGCAGGATTGTTTACAGAAGCATTCTCAAGAGGCTTCTCTATCGTTTATAGGTGGGCACCT ATGAATGACAACAAAGATGCTGAGAAAACTGAATCCCAGCTGCTCGACAGATTTGACTATGCTTGGAATAAAGGCAGTAATGGCGTACGTCGACACAATGATGTCCTCCACAAACTTGATCGCATTTCAAGAGCAACTCGTCTTCCTGCTTTTGTCAGGAAGCTTCAATTGTCCCTTGAGAAACAAAAAGGTGTCAAAATCAAAGCTTGCAAGCCCCTTTTGTTGGAGAACGGATCTGAGTTTCATGATAGCTTCAAAGGCACTTATTTCCTTccccaaatcttcaaatttggTCGATCAAACCCAAGAATAATTTCACTAAGTTCCGGTGTAAATGGTGATCCAAATACTATCTGTGGTGTGGCTTTGGGTCATGGATCTGTTTGTATAAGGCCTCCAATTATGGGAAATAAAAGATGTGCTGAGCACAAGGGAATGAAGGTAAATGGTGTAAATTCAAAGTTGATTGCAGAATGTTTGGAGCACAAGGGAAGGAGTCGAGGCTTAATTTCTCAGCCAGTGACAGACAAAAGTTGCCACTGGACCCACAATCCTATACTTGAAAACAGGACTTATTCCACTGATGATGGCCAGCAGATGTTATCCCGTACAGCTGATACACAACACCCTCAAGATTTCTCTAGCTGTCCTCTTATCGGCAAGAACCACAAGGTCATGTGTGGAGTTCACTTAAATGATGGTAGTTTTTGCACCAGGCAACCTGCAGTAGGAAGAAAGCGGTGTGAAGAACATAAGGGTATGAGGGTTAAAGAGCCCATTTCTAAGCAATTAGGAGTAGAAATACCGAGTGTATTTGCAGGTCCAGCTACCAAAATTAGCAGTGAGAAAATGCATTGGAATATAGACATTCCATCAGTCAACCATTCTCCGGCTTGTGGAGCAACATTGTGTAATGGTTCCTTTTGCAGAAGGAAACCTTCGGAAGGTAATAAAAGATGTTGGCAGCACAAAG AAGCAGAAATACCAAGTGTATTTGCAGG TCCATCAGTCAACCATTCTCCAGCTTGTGGAGCAACATTGCGTAATGGTTCCTTTTGCAGAAGGAAACCTTCGAAAGGTAATAAAAGATGTTGGCAGCACAAAGGCATGAAGAGTTGA
- the LOC104090466 gene encoding protein EFFECTOR OF TRANSCRIPTION 2 isoform X3 produces the protein MYNSLSEGAKASSMGATHRSVTVRLNREDCKRTKHDSAFSDWKILIGPNDWTNYLLGKEGAEKYRTQNLPNCTSCSGVYELGIAVSRHQAGREASRLDPDYIVPVYVGKSDIVRTRLQRYGREGAHLENICSNSALHDQENVSASKRAGLFTEAFSRGFSIVYRWAPMNDNKDAEKTESQLLDRFDYAWNKGSNGVRRHNDVLHKLDRISRATRLPAFVRKLQLSLEKQKGVKIKACKPLLLENGSEFHDSFKGTYFLPQIFKFGRSNPRIISLSSGVNGDPNTICGVALGHGSVCIRPPIMGNKRCAEHKGMKVNGVNSKLIAECLEHKGRSRGLISQPVTDKSCHWTHNPILENRTYSTDDGQQMLSRTADTQHPQDFSSCPLIGKNHKVMCGVHLNDGSFCTRQPAVGRKRCEEHKGMRVKEPISKQLGVEIPSVFAGPATKISSEKMHWNIDIPSVNHSPACGATLCNGSFCRRKPSEGNKRCWQHKGMRVKEPISKQLEAEIPSVFAGPSVNHSPACGATLRNGSFCRRKPSKGNKRCWQHKGMKS, from the exons ATGTATAACTCATTGAGTGAAGGAGCAAAGGCTAGCTCCATGGGAGCTACTCACAGATCCGTCACCGTTCGCCTAAATAGAGAAGACTGTAAGCGCACAAAACACGATTCGGCTTTCTCCGATTGGAAG ATTCTAATTGGGCCTAATGATTGGACGAATTATTTACTGGGGAAGGAAGGAGCAGAGAAATATAGGACTCAGAACCTGCCAAACTGCACCTCGTGCTCTGGAGTTTATGAGCTTGGAATAGCTGTGTCACGACACCAAGCTGGGCGAGAGGCTAGCAGACTTGACCCTGATTATATTGTTCCTGTATATGTTGGAAAATCTGACATTGTTAGGACTAGGCTACAGCGGTATGGCCGTGAAGGCGCTCATTTAGAGAATATCTGCTCCAATAGTGCACTGCACGACCAAGAAAATGTATCTGCTTCAAAGAGAGCAGGATTGTTTACAGAAGCATTCTCAAGAGGCTTCTCTATCGTTTATAGGTGGGCACCT ATGAATGACAACAAAGATGCTGAGAAAACTGAATCCCAGCTGCTCGACAGATTTGACTATGCTTGGAATAAAGGCAGTAATGGCGTACGTCGACACAATGATGTCCTCCACAAACTTGATCGCATTTCAAGAGCAACTCGTCTTCCTGCTTTTGTCAGGAAGCTTCAATTGTCCCTTGAGAAACAAAAAGGTGTCAAAATCAAAGCTTGCAAGCCCCTTTTGTTGGAGAACGGATCTGAGTTTCATGATAGCTTCAAAGGCACTTATTTCCTTccccaaatcttcaaatttggTCGATCAAACCCAAGAATAATTTCACTAAGTTCCGGTGTAAATGGTGATCCAAATACTATCTGTGGTGTGGCTTTGGGTCATGGATCTGTTTGTATAAGGCCTCCAATTATGGGAAATAAAAGATGTGCTGAGCACAAGGGAATGAAGGTAAATGGTGTAAATTCAAAGTTGATTGCAGAATGTTTGGAGCACAAGGGAAGGAGTCGAGGCTTAATTTCTCAGCCAGTGACAGACAAAAGTTGCCACTGGACCCACAATCCTATACTTGAAAACAGGACTTATTCCACTGATGATGGCCAGCAGATGTTATCCCGTACAGCTGATACACAACACCCTCAAGATTTCTCTAGCTGTCCTCTTATCGGCAAGAACCACAAGGTCATGTGTGGAGTTCACTTAAATGATGGTAGTTTTTGCACCAGGCAACCTGCAGTAGGAAGAAAGCGGTGTGAAGAACATAAGGGTATGAGGGTTAAAGAGCCCATTTCTAAGCAATTAGGAGTAGAAATACCGAGTGTATTTGCAGGTCCAGCTACCAAAATTAGCAGTGAGAAAATGCATTGGAATATAGACATTCCATCAGTCAACCATTCTCCGGCTTGTGGAGCAACATTGTGTAATGGTTCCTTTTGCAGAAGGAAACCTTCGGAAGGTAATAAAAGATGTTGGCAGCACAAAGGTATGAGGGTTAAAGAGCCCATTTCTAAGCAATTAGAAGCAGAAATACCAAGTGTATTTGCAGG TCCATCAGTCAACCATTCTCCAGCTTGTGGAGCAACATTGCGTAATGGTTCCTTTTGCAGAAGGAAACCTTCGAAAGGTAATAAAAGATGTTGGCAGCACAAAGGCATGAAGAGTTGA
- the LOC104090466 gene encoding protein EFFECTOR OF TRANSCRIPTION 2 isoform X7: MYNSLSEGAKASSMGATHRSVTVRLNREDCKRTKHDSAFSDWKILIGPNDWTNYLLGKEGAEKYRTQNLPNCTSCSGVYELGIAVSRHQAGREASRLDPDYIVPVYVGKSDIVRTRLQRYGREGAHLENICSNSALHDQENVSASKRAGLFTEAFSRGFSIVYRWAPMNDNKDAEKTESQLLDRFDYAWNKGSNGVRRHNDVLHKLDRISRATRLPAFVRKLQLSLEKQKGVKIKACKPLLLENGSEFHDSFKGTYFLPQIFKFGRSNPRIISLSSGVNGDPNTICGVALGHGSVCIRPPIMGNKRCAEHKGMKVNGVEHKGMRVKEPISKQLGVEIPSVFAGPATKISSEKMHWNIDIPSVNHSPACGATLCNGSFCRRKPSEGNKRCWQHKGMRVKEPISKQLEAEIPSVFAGPATKISSEKMHWNIDIPSVNHSPACGATLRNGSFCRRKPSKGNKRCWQHKGMKS; encoded by the exons ATGTATAACTCATTGAGTGAAGGAGCAAAGGCTAGCTCCATGGGAGCTACTCACAGATCCGTCACCGTTCGCCTAAATAGAGAAGACTGTAAGCGCACAAAACACGATTCGGCTTTCTCCGATTGGAAG ATTCTAATTGGGCCTAATGATTGGACGAATTATTTACTGGGGAAGGAAGGAGCAGAGAAATATAGGACTCAGAACCTGCCAAACTGCACCTCGTGCTCTGGAGTTTATGAGCTTGGAATAGCTGTGTCACGACACCAAGCTGGGCGAGAGGCTAGCAGACTTGACCCTGATTATATTGTTCCTGTATATGTTGGAAAATCTGACATTGTTAGGACTAGGCTACAGCGGTATGGCCGTGAAGGCGCTCATTTAGAGAATATCTGCTCCAATAGTGCACTGCACGACCAAGAAAATGTATCTGCTTCAAAGAGAGCAGGATTGTTTACAGAAGCATTCTCAAGAGGCTTCTCTATCGTTTATAGGTGGGCACCT ATGAATGACAACAAAGATGCTGAGAAAACTGAATCCCAGCTGCTCGACAGATTTGACTATGCTTGGAATAAAGGCAGTAATGGCGTACGTCGACACAATGATGTCCTCCACAAACTTGATCGCATTTCAAGAGCAACTCGTCTTCCTGCTTTTGTCAGGAAGCTTCAATTGTCCCTTGAGAAACAAAAAGGTGTCAAAATCAAAGCTTGCAAGCCCCTTTTGTTGGAGAACGGATCTGAGTTTCATGATAGCTTCAAAGGCACTTATTTCCTTccccaaatcttcaaatttggTCGATCAAACCCAAGAATAATTTCACTAAGTTCCGGTGTAAATGGTGATCCAAATACTATCTGTGGTGTGGCTTTGGGTCATGGATCTGTTTGTATAAGGCCTCCAATTATGGGAAATAAAAGATGTGCTGAGCACAAGGGAATGAAGGTAAATGGTGT AGAACATAAGGGTATGAGGGTTAAAGAGCCCATTTCTAAGCAATTAGGAGTAGAAATACCGAGTGTATTTGCAGGTCCAGCTACCAAAATTAGCAGTGAGAAAATGCATTGGAATATAGACATTCCATCAGTCAACCATTCTCCGGCTTGTGGAGCAACATTGTGTAATGGTTCCTTTTGCAGAAGGAAACCTTCGGAAGGTAATAAAAGATGTTGGCAGCACAAAGGTATGAGGGTTAAAGAGCCCATTTCTAAGCAATTAGAAGCAGAAATACCAAGTGTATTTGCAGGTCCAGCTACCAAAATTAGCAGTGAGAAAATGCATTGGAATATAGACATTCCATCAGTCAACCATTCTCCAGCTTGTGGAGCAACATTGCGTAATGGTTCCTTTTGCAGAAGGAAACCTTCGAAAGGTAATAAAAGATGTTGGCAGCACAAAGGCATGAAGAGTTGA
- the LOC104090466 gene encoding protein EFFECTOR OF TRANSCRIPTION 2 isoform X2 — protein sequence MYNSLSEGAKASSMGATHRSVTVRLNREDCKRTKHDSAFSDWKILIGPNDWTNYLLGKEGAEKYRTQNLPNCTSCSGVYELGIAVSRHQAGREASRLDPDYIVPVYVGKSDIVRTRLQRYGREGAHLENICSNSALHDQENVSASKRAGLFTEAFSRGFSIVYRWAPMNDNKDAEKTESQLLDRFDYAWNKGSNGVRRHNDVLHKLDRISRATRLPAFVRKLQLSLEKQKGVKIKACKPLLLENGSEFHDSFKGTYFLPQIFKFGRSNPRIISLSSGVNGDPNTICGVALGHGSVCIRPPIMGNKRCAEHKGMKVNGVNSKLIAECLEHKGRSRGLISQPVTDKSCHWTHNPILENRTYSTDDGQQMLSRTADTQHPQDFSSCPLIGKNHKVMCGVHLNDGSFCTRQPAVGRKRCEEHKGMRVKEPISKQLGVEIPSVFAGPATKISSEKMHWNIDIPSVNHSPACGATLCNGSFCRRKPSEGNKRCWQHKEAEIPSVFAGPATKISSEKMHWNIDIPSVNHSPACGATLRNGSFCRRKPSKGNKRCWQHKGMKS from the exons ATGTATAACTCATTGAGTGAAGGAGCAAAGGCTAGCTCCATGGGAGCTACTCACAGATCCGTCACCGTTCGCCTAAATAGAGAAGACTGTAAGCGCACAAAACACGATTCGGCTTTCTCCGATTGGAAG ATTCTAATTGGGCCTAATGATTGGACGAATTATTTACTGGGGAAGGAAGGAGCAGAGAAATATAGGACTCAGAACCTGCCAAACTGCACCTCGTGCTCTGGAGTTTATGAGCTTGGAATAGCTGTGTCACGACACCAAGCTGGGCGAGAGGCTAGCAGACTTGACCCTGATTATATTGTTCCTGTATATGTTGGAAAATCTGACATTGTTAGGACTAGGCTACAGCGGTATGGCCGTGAAGGCGCTCATTTAGAGAATATCTGCTCCAATAGTGCACTGCACGACCAAGAAAATGTATCTGCTTCAAAGAGAGCAGGATTGTTTACAGAAGCATTCTCAAGAGGCTTCTCTATCGTTTATAGGTGGGCACCT ATGAATGACAACAAAGATGCTGAGAAAACTGAATCCCAGCTGCTCGACAGATTTGACTATGCTTGGAATAAAGGCAGTAATGGCGTACGTCGACACAATGATGTCCTCCACAAACTTGATCGCATTTCAAGAGCAACTCGTCTTCCTGCTTTTGTCAGGAAGCTTCAATTGTCCCTTGAGAAACAAAAAGGTGTCAAAATCAAAGCTTGCAAGCCCCTTTTGTTGGAGAACGGATCTGAGTTTCATGATAGCTTCAAAGGCACTTATTTCCTTccccaaatcttcaaatttggTCGATCAAACCCAAGAATAATTTCACTAAGTTCCGGTGTAAATGGTGATCCAAATACTATCTGTGGTGTGGCTTTGGGTCATGGATCTGTTTGTATAAGGCCTCCAATTATGGGAAATAAAAGATGTGCTGAGCACAAGGGAATGAAGGTAAATGGTGTAAATTCAAAGTTGATTGCAGAATGTTTGGAGCACAAGGGAAGGAGTCGAGGCTTAATTTCTCAGCCAGTGACAGACAAAAGTTGCCACTGGACCCACAATCCTATACTTGAAAACAGGACTTATTCCACTGATGATGGCCAGCAGATGTTATCCCGTACAGCTGATACACAACACCCTCAAGATTTCTCTAGCTGTCCTCTTATCGGCAAGAACCACAAGGTCATGTGTGGAGTTCACTTAAATGATGGTAGTTTTTGCACCAGGCAACCTGCAGTAGGAAGAAAGCGGTGTGAAGAACATAAGGGTATGAGGGTTAAAGAGCCCATTTCTAAGCAATTAGGAGTAGAAATACCGAGTGTATTTGCAGGTCCAGCTACCAAAATTAGCAGTGAGAAAATGCATTGGAATATAGACATTCCATCAGTCAACCATTCTCCGGCTTGTGGAGCAACATTGTGTAATGGTTCCTTTTGCAGAAGGAAACCTTCGGAAGGTAATAAAAGATGTTGGCAGCACAAAG AAGCAGAAATACCAAGTGTATTTGCAGGTCCAGCTACCAAAATTAGCAGTGAGAAAATGCATTGGAATATAGACATTCCATCAGTCAACCATTCTCCAGCTTGTGGAGCAACATTGCGTAATGGTTCCTTTTGCAGAAGGAAACCTTCGAAAGGTAATAAAAGATGTTGGCAGCACAAAGGCATGAAGAGTTGA